A window of the Sporosarcina sp. FSL K6-2383 genome harbors these coding sequences:
- a CDS encoding stalk domain-containing protein gives MKKISTIALAALLAGSAVGGYSAYAQEDIIPIMAENEQQVQNTTNYMKATGVVQEIEKEANGLRLTIENEDKMVTILRINNESLLFDAGTTNGLKQEELKKGAIIEAYYDKNKPMIMIYPATITPEIVIVKNEEVFGEVKVSQFDKDFLSLDRELKLNIGEETPLFNQQGKAIELKDLQGKELMVFYTITTRSLPPQTPPNKVIALDNLTPDVQEIIANDHYMKNGVKMIPLRKVAEHLGYYVLSEPKVNGAIVTLQNSSFTITRGEKMYGYNKSLRQFEVAPELKDMKTYVPEDFLQLLIQN, from the coding sequence ATGAAAAAAATCAGTACAATTGCATTGGCAGCACTGTTAGCGGGTAGTGCAGTAGGTGGCTATTCAGCATATGCGCAGGAGGATATCATACCTATTATGGCTGAGAATGAGCAGCAAGTTCAAAACACAACCAATTACATGAAAGCAACTGGTGTTGTTCAAGAAATTGAAAAAGAAGCAAATGGCCTTCGTTTAACAATCGAAAATGAAGATAAAATGGTAACAATTTTACGAATCAACAATGAGTCCCTTCTATTTGACGCTGGAACAACAAACGGTCTGAAGCAAGAAGAGTTGAAAAAAGGTGCTATAATTGAAGCATACTATGATAAAAACAAACCAATGATCATGATTTATCCAGCAACAATAACGCCTGAAATCGTCATTGTGAAAAACGAAGAAGTATTCGGTGAAGTAAAAGTTAGCCAGTTCGACAAAGACTTCCTTAGCCTTGACCGTGAATTAAAATTGAATATTGGTGAAGAAACACCATTATTCAATCAACAAGGAAAAGCGATTGAACTGAAAGACTTGCAAGGTAAAGAACTGATGGTCTTCTATACGATTACCACAAGGAGTCTACCACCACAAACACCACCAAATAAGGTGATTGCTTTGGATAATCTAACACCAGATGTACAAGAAATCATTGCGAATGATCATTATATGAAAAATGGTGTCAAAATGATACCACTGCGTAAAGTGGCAGAACATCTTGGTTACTACGTATTATCAGAGCCGAAGGTTAATGGAGCAATTGTTACATTACAAAACAGTTCATTCACGATTACCCGTGGTGAAAAAATGTATGGTTATAATAAAAGCTTACGTCAATTTGAAGTAGCACCAGAGCTAAAGGATATGAAAACGTATGTACCAGAAGATTTCCTGCAGCTATTGATTCAAAACTAA
- a CDS encoding acetylornithine transaminase, translating to MSTLFQNYARRPVHIVKGQGTVVTDDQGNDYLDFTSGIAVVSLGHAHPAIVEALKKQSEKLWHISNLFASPEQEQLATALVKDTPFGQAFFCNSGAEANEAAIKLARKHTQKNTIITFEQSFHGRTFGAMSATGQDKVRQGFGPLLETFRTIPYNDKQQLEAAIDDDIAAIMLEAIQGEGGVNQLDPDVAQAITDICQEKGILLIIDEVQTGISRTGTRYAYEQTNLQPDIITLAKGLGGGFPIGAMLGTKVLAESFGPGTHGTTFGGNPLAVAVAQAVIDIVFEDEFLQQVKQTSDYLLDKLQAILPQDQFTIRGQGLLLGIVCEAEVAPFIQQAEAAGLLLVQAGTHVVRLLPPLTVTTEEIDKAINILASILQPTKSVIS from the coding sequence TTGAGTACATTATTTCAAAATTACGCAAGGCGTCCCGTTCATATTGTCAAAGGGCAGGGAACGGTCGTAACAGATGATCAAGGAAATGACTATCTCGATTTCACAAGTGGTATCGCAGTTGTCAGTCTTGGGCATGCGCATCCTGCTATTGTCGAAGCTCTCAAAAAGCAAAGTGAGAAGCTTTGGCATATCTCGAATTTATTTGCTAGTCCTGAGCAGGAACAGCTGGCGACCGCGCTTGTAAAGGATACACCATTTGGTCAGGCTTTCTTTTGTAACAGTGGTGCCGAAGCGAATGAAGCAGCTATTAAATTAGCCCGTAAACATACACAGAAAAATACAATCATTACATTTGAACAATCATTTCATGGACGAACGTTTGGTGCGATGTCTGCAACGGGTCAAGACAAGGTTCGTCAAGGGTTCGGCCCATTACTGGAAACATTCCGAACGATCCCATATAACGATAAACAACAACTTGAAGCAGCCATTGATGATGATATAGCAGCCATTATGCTAGAAGCTATTCAAGGTGAGGGTGGCGTTAACCAACTCGATCCAGATGTTGCACAAGCAATCACGGATATTTGTCAGGAAAAAGGTATTTTATTGATTATTGATGAAGTACAGACGGGGATTAGCCGAACAGGAACGCGTTATGCTTACGAGCAGACGAATCTCCAGCCAGATATCATTACTCTTGCTAAGGGGCTAGGTGGGGGCTTCCCGATTGGGGCAATGCTGGGCACGAAAGTACTTGCAGAGTCATTTGGACCTGGCACGCACGGTACAACATTCGGGGGAAATCCACTCGCAGTGGCGGTAGCCCAAGCGGTTATTGATATTGTTTTTGAAGATGAATTTCTACAGCAAGTGAAGCAGACATCTGATTATTTATTGGATAAGTTACAAGCGATATTACCACAAGATCAGTTTACGATTCGCGGTCAAGGTTTGTTACTTGGGATTGTGTGCGAAGCTGAGGTTGCACCTTTCATTCAACAAGCGGAAGCTGCGGGCTTACTGCTTGTACAAGCAGGCACGCATGTTGTTCGCCTGCTGCCACCATTAACTGTAACAACCGAAGAAATCGACAAAGCTATAAACATTCTTGCATCCATTTTGCAACCTACAAAATCAGTGATTTCTTAA
- the argB gene encoding acetylglutamate kinase, whose amino-acid sequence MTTFKSTQPIARKRLVIKLGGSMLEGLDNDFFIKFKQLQEEGNDLIIVHGGGIAINQQLAKNGVPSTVVSGIRVTSKEAANIVQSTLVGQVNPALVHQLNKKGIGAIGLSGYDGNLLSCTFLDEELYGSVGYIEHVRAELLDAFLMAGLVPVIACLGATADGSPLNINADTVASKVALAVDADSLLLVTDTPGIKIQEEVQRVVTPSKIARWIGTGEIYGGMLPKVGAALDCLSAGIPKVQIVGQQLEGTSIKSEGVFA is encoded by the coding sequence ATGACTACGTTCAAATCAACGCAACCTATCGCTCGTAAGCGTCTAGTGATTAAATTAGGTGGTAGTATGCTGGAAGGGTTAGATAATGATTTTTTCATCAAGTTTAAACAGTTACAGGAAGAAGGCAATGATTTGATCATTGTGCACGGCGGGGGGATTGCTATCAATCAACAGCTTGCTAAAAATGGTGTACCTTCAACTGTAGTAAGTGGGATTCGAGTTACATCGAAGGAAGCTGCGAATATTGTGCAATCTACATTAGTTGGTCAAGTGAATCCAGCACTTGTTCACCAATTGAACAAAAAAGGCATTGGGGCGATTGGTTTGAGTGGTTATGATGGGAATTTGCTGTCATGTACATTCTTAGATGAAGAACTGTACGGATCAGTTGGGTATATCGAGCACGTCCGTGCAGAGTTACTTGATGCATTTCTTATGGCTGGTCTAGTTCCTGTGATTGCCTGTCTTGGAGCAACTGCTGATGGGTCGCCTCTTAATATTAATGCAGATACGGTTGCAAGTAAGGTCGCGCTTGCCGTTGATGCGGATAGTTTACTTCTAGTGACAGATACGCCAGGCATTAAAATACAGGAAGAAGTCCAACGAGTTGTGACACCTTCTAAGATTGCCCGATGGATTGGTACGGGTGAGATTTATGGAGGCATGTTACCAAAAGTCGGAGCTGCACTAGATTGTTTAAGTGCAGGTATTCCTAAAGTGCAAATTGTCGGTCAACAATTAGAAGGAACATCGATTAAGTCCGAGGGGGTTTTTGCTTGA
- the argJ gene encoding bifunctional ornithine acetyltransferase/N-acetylglutamate synthase: MITTYPTVKRISRKNIVSPIGFKAAGIHCGIKHKKNDLALLISEVPASVAGVFTTNAIKAAPLLVTKEVVQQVGKMQAIIVNSGNANACTGQQGMKDALLMQQTTAEKLGIAPELVGVASTGVIGEMMQMEPIVKGIHKIQPIAELEGSILFSQAILTTDTVTKNTAYSAIIDGKEIIIAGTAKGSGMIAPNMATMLSFITTDANIESVHLQEALKLVTDKTFNSITVDGDTSTNDMVVVMANGMAENESLTPTHPDWSLFVKTLHAVSQDLAKMIAKDGEGATKLIEVEVVGAITDEEARMIAKSVVGSPLVKTAVFGCDANWGRIIAAVGYSGATLDPNAITIKIGTTTVVENGEPILFSEQQLLVYLKQPEVKFTVELHQGNGQGIAWGCDLTYDYVQINATYRS; encoded by the coding sequence ATGATAACGACTTATCCAACCGTGAAGCGTATTTCGCGTAAAAATATCGTTTCACCTATCGGATTTAAAGCGGCAGGCATTCATTGTGGCATTAAACATAAAAAGAATGATTTAGCATTACTCATTAGTGAAGTGCCGGCGAGTGTCGCAGGAGTCTTTACAACAAATGCGATAAAGGCGGCACCACTTCTGGTTACAAAAGAAGTGGTTCAGCAGGTCGGAAAGATGCAGGCGATTATTGTAAACTCTGGAAATGCCAATGCGTGTACAGGACAGCAAGGTATGAAGGATGCATTGCTTATGCAGCAAACAACAGCAGAAAAGCTTGGCATTGCACCAGAATTAGTCGGTGTCGCGTCAACGGGCGTTATAGGCGAAATGATGCAGATGGAGCCGATTGTCAAAGGTATTCACAAAATACAACCTATCGCTGAGTTGGAGGGCTCAATTCTCTTTTCGCAAGCGATATTGACGACGGATACCGTGACAAAAAATACTGCTTATAGCGCAATTATTGATGGTAAAGAAATCATTATCGCAGGAACAGCAAAAGGCTCGGGGATGATTGCGCCGAATATGGCCACAATGCTGAGCTTTATCACAACGGATGCAAATATCGAATCTGTTCATTTGCAAGAAGCTTTGAAGCTGGTGACGGACAAAACGTTTAATTCCATTACGGTTGATGGTGACACGTCGACTAACGATATGGTTGTTGTTATGGCGAATGGCATGGCAGAGAACGAATCATTGACGCCTACTCATCCAGATTGGTCGCTATTCGTGAAAACATTGCATGCTGTTTCTCAGGACTTAGCAAAAATGATTGCCAAGGACGGGGAAGGGGCGACAAAGCTGATTGAAGTGGAAGTTGTGGGTGCCATTACAGATGAAGAGGCGCGTATGATTGCCAAATCAGTGGTCGGCTCACCTCTTGTTAAAACAGCAGTCTTTGGTTGTGATGCGAACTGGGGGCGCATTATTGCAGCGGTTGGCTATAGCGGAGCAACATTGGACCCGAATGCCATTACGATTAAAATCGGTACCACTACAGTCGTTGAAAACGGCGAGCCAATCCTATTTTCAGAGCAGCAATTACTTGTTTATTTAAAACAGCCAGAAGTGAAATTTACGGTCGAACTGCACCAAGGAAATGGTCAAGGAATCGCATGGGGGTGTGACTTAACATATGACTACGTTCAAATCAACGCAACCTATCGCTCGTAA
- the argC gene encoding N-acetyl-gamma-glutamyl-phosphate reductase, which translates to MKVGIIGASGYGGLELIRLLHNHPEIEQLELFTSSEEGTVFSHKYSHLMNIVDRPLQKIEQEKLAQLDIVFSSTPAGVASQLLPPLIGKGPKLIDLSGDFRLKDVSEYEQWYNKKPAPQEAVAQSVYGLTEWNYDAIKEAQLIANPGCYPTAVLLSLLPLIKNKLIDASGLIIDAKSGVSGAGNQPSQMTHFSETNENTAIYKIHQHQHIPEIEQAFGLFAQQAPPITFTTHLVPMTRGILATSYAPVREGVTEAQLVDCLQQTYANHPFVRVLKDTNKFGTNQVYGSNYCDLHVKVDPRTNRATIVSVIDNLVKGAAGQAIQNMNVQFGFEEMTGLAFVPAFI; encoded by the coding sequence ATGAAGGTAGGAATCATTGGTGCTTCGGGGTATGGCGGGCTTGAACTCATCCGGCTATTGCATAACCATCCCGAAATTGAACAACTTGAATTATTCACGTCTTCGGAAGAAGGTACTGTATTTTCGCATAAGTATTCACATCTTATGAATATAGTTGATCGTCCGCTTCAGAAAATTGAGCAAGAGAAATTAGCGCAACTTGATATCGTATTTTCGAGTACGCCTGCCGGTGTAGCTAGTCAGCTACTGCCACCGTTAATTGGCAAAGGGCCGAAACTCATCGATTTGTCTGGTGATTTTCGATTAAAGGATGTATCAGAATACGAACAATGGTATAACAAGAAACCTGCTCCGCAAGAGGCAGTTGCACAAAGTGTATATGGACTAACAGAATGGAACTATGATGCTATTAAAGAAGCACAGTTAATCGCCAATCCTGGCTGCTATCCAACGGCAGTATTGTTATCGTTATTACCATTGATAAAAAATAAATTGATTGATGCTAGCGGTTTGATTATTGATGCGAAAAGCGGTGTGTCTGGCGCAGGCAATCAACCTAGTCAAATGACGCATTTCAGTGAAACGAATGAAAATACAGCAATTTATAAAATACATCAGCATCAGCACATCCCGGAAATCGAGCAGGCATTTGGATTGTTTGCACAACAAGCACCTCCGATTACTTTTACAACGCATCTTGTTCCGATGACGCGGGGGATTTTGGCAACAAGCTATGCGCCTGTCCGAGAAGGGGTCACAGAGGCTCAGCTTGTCGATTGTTTACAACAAACCTATGCGAATCATCCGTTTGTTCGAGTGTTGAAGGATACGAATAAATTTGGAACCAATCAAGTATATGGCTCTAATTATTGTGATCTCCATGTCAAAGTGGATCCTCGGACGAACAGGGCAACAATCGTTTCTGTCATTGACAATTTAGTAAAAGGGGCGGCAGGGCAGGCGATTCAAAATATGAATGTTCAATTCGGTTTTGAGGAAATGACTGGTTTAGCTTTTGTCCCGGCATTCATTTGA
- a CDS encoding SDR family oxidoreductase gives MEDLLKLKGKNIVVMGVANERSLAWGVAKSLFTVGANVIFTYRKERSLVKLEKLLSAEGYEAKQIVQCDVNEDDSIHAAFAKIGAEAGIIHGIVHSLAFAHAEDLRNDFVETTRSGFAFAQDTSAYSLIATAKEARPFMTEGGSIVTMSYLGAERVLDGYNVMGVAKAALESSVKYLAYDLGKENIRVNAISAGAIRTLSAKGVPSFNTILTQIEEKAPLKRNVTQEEVADMTIAVLSNLSRGVTGEIIYVDAGYNIMG, from the coding sequence ATGGAGGATTTATTGAAATTAAAGGGTAAAAACATAGTTGTCATGGGTGTTGCGAATGAACGAAGTCTTGCTTGGGGAGTTGCAAAATCACTCTTCACAGTCGGCGCAAATGTCATTTTCACCTATCGGAAAGAGCGTTCACTCGTCAAATTGGAGAAATTATTAAGTGCGGAAGGATACGAAGCAAAGCAAATTGTGCAATGTGATGTTAATGAGGATGACAGTATTCATGCAGCTTTTGCAAAAATCGGTGCAGAAGCTGGCATCATTCATGGAATTGTGCATTCACTCGCCTTTGCACACGCTGAAGATTTGAGAAATGACTTTGTAGAAACGACAAGAAGTGGGTTTGCATTTGCGCAAGATACTAGTGCTTACTCATTAATTGCGACAGCGAAAGAAGCTCGTCCATTTATGACAGAGGGCGGCTCAATTGTCACGATGAGCTATCTAGGTGCTGAACGTGTATTGGATGGCTACAACGTAATGGGTGTTGCGAAAGCGGCATTGGAATCTTCCGTCAAATACTTGGCATACGATTTAGGGAAAGAAAACATTCGTGTCAATGCAATTTCAGCGGGAGCCATTCGGACATTGTCGGCAAAAGGCGTTCCTTCATTTAATACAATTTTGACTCAAATTGAGGAGAAAGCCCCCCTTAAACGTAATGTCACGCAAGAAGAAGTCGCAGATATGACGATTGCCGTTTTAAGCAATCTATCACGCGGCGTCACTGGCGAAATTATTTATGTCGATGCTGGCTATAATATTATGGGGTAA
- a CDS encoding Ger(x)C family spore germination protein, whose product MKKIILLLFALSTFFTVGCTREGQRSSVEDLALVSSVGLDYVNEKEIRMTVSIPQPMGESPVLTEVYSVNTEMIQEGLVNISSEADKMIILNQLRTILFNEEFARSGKVTKVIEHFYRDSTIGNKVRLVVVKDKAEEVLRADYPENEHMDAYLNDLFQPKLHNSFSPFTSINDYISDQESPIYHTMIPYLEKKENSLKIIGITLFNDEKMIQIITNQESLLIQALKGLEKLSPIAIKFKGNEQDQQLFVEQIENDLKVTSNKNIDSPKLDISLKIEGVIVEYKGKRDLSKSEENKKIEKEINKQITKEIEDLLKKLQESEVDPVGFSEYFRMYHKGKWTDELTMKVMRTVEYNVNVEFKILNTGTLK is encoded by the coding sequence ATGAAGAAAATCATTTTATTACTATTCGCACTATCTACATTTTTCACAGTGGGATGTACGCGTGAAGGTCAGCGTTCTTCTGTGGAAGATTTAGCATTGGTGAGTAGTGTAGGCCTTGACTATGTGAATGAGAAAGAAATAAGGATGACCGTATCGATACCACAACCAATGGGTGAATCCCCGGTACTTACAGAAGTTTATTCAGTCAACACAGAAATGATTCAAGAGGGACTCGTCAATATATCTTCTGAAGCTGACAAAATGATTATTTTAAACCAATTACGAACGATTTTATTTAATGAAGAATTTGCGAGAAGTGGCAAGGTAACGAAAGTGATTGAACATTTTTATAGGGATTCAACAATCGGTAATAAAGTCCGTCTTGTCGTTGTAAAAGATAAAGCAGAGGAGGTGTTAAGAGCTGATTATCCAGAAAATGAACATATGGATGCTTATTTGAATGATTTGTTTCAGCCTAAGCTCCATAATTCTTTTAGTCCCTTTACCTCGATCAATGATTATATAAGCGATCAAGAAAGTCCGATCTATCATACGATGATTCCTTATTTAGAAAAAAAGGAGAACTCACTTAAAATTATTGGTATTACTTTATTTAATGATGAAAAAATGATTCAAATAATTACGAATCAAGAATCGCTACTTATTCAGGCGTTGAAAGGGCTTGAAAAACTTTCTCCTATTGCTATTAAATTTAAGGGAAATGAACAGGATCAACAACTTTTTGTCGAACAAATTGAAAACGATTTAAAAGTGACAAGTAATAAAAATATTGACTCTCCGAAATTGGATATATCCCTCAAAATAGAGGGAGTAATAGTCGAATATAAAGGGAAACGAGATTTAAGTAAAAGTGAAGAAAATAAAAAAATTGAAAAAGAAATTAATAAACAAATTACAAAAGAGATAGAAGACTTGTTAAAAAAACTTCAGGAATCGGAAGTTGACCCAGTGGGTTTCAGTGAGTATTTTAGAATGTATCACAAAGGAAAATGGACAGATGAATTAACAATGAAAGTAATGCGCACAGTAGAATACAACGTAAATGTGGAATTTAAAATTCTTAACACAGGTACGTTAAAGTAA
- a CDS encoding GerAB/ArcD/ProY family transporter, which translates to MDKDKFKVLNRYHVVFLVQNVMVGTSILSLPNRLSSMGYSQWWMPLLFGVIANIVLIPMIWLALKYRDDHLFAIHEKLLGKWLGKSINIFLVAYFVVIIAAVCASYIQLIQVVALVDRTITGPLIILLLMIIYIVNGGIKSVARFCIMAFFLTLGTVFILKWGFVEGEISHMLPIFNFNAQEFYTATKNGLMAVGGFELISFYFPYIIDQRKALKHASLGIWLCVLLTFLFTFVSVMFFSEWQLKHLIYPVLNLFKEVELSFLERIDVLGITLWVFLILSTTAAYLWAAKRGLDSILSTAKSAHLYMIVIAVYLVVQIPFMQEFQKLLFERIFYVMYVMFVWPILLCIIHVMKPKRTRG; encoded by the coding sequence ATGGATAAAGATAAATTTAAAGTTTTGAATCGCTATCATGTTGTTTTTCTTGTTCAAAATGTGATGGTAGGAACCTCTATCTTATCATTGCCGAATCGATTAAGTTCAATGGGGTACAGTCAGTGGTGGATGCCACTGTTGTTTGGGGTTATCGCAAACATTGTGCTCATACCAATGATATGGCTCGCTCTAAAATATCGTGATGATCATTTATTTGCAATTCATGAAAAGCTACTAGGCAAATGGCTCGGGAAAAGTATAAATATTTTTCTTGTTGCCTATTTCGTTGTAATTATAGCAGCTGTCTGTGCAAGCTATATTCAATTAATACAAGTTGTGGCACTCGTAGACCGAACAATCACGGGACCGTTAATTATTCTTTTGCTTATGATCATTTACATTGTAAACGGTGGCATTAAATCGGTCGCACGGTTTTGTATCATGGCTTTTTTCCTAACACTTGGAACTGTTTTTATTTTGAAATGGGGATTTGTTGAAGGAGAAATTAGTCATATGCTGCCTATTTTTAACTTCAATGCACAGGAGTTTTACACAGCAACTAAAAATGGACTAATGGCAGTCGGCGGTTTCGAATTAATATCGTTTTATTTTCCATATATCATCGATCAAAGAAAAGCATTGAAACATGCGTCACTTGGCATATGGTTATGTGTCTTGCTCACCTTTCTATTCACATTCGTAAGTGTGATGTTTTTTTCAGAGTGGCAACTTAAACACCTAATATATCCTGTTTTAAATTTGTTTAAAGAAGTTGAATTATCTTTTCTTGAACGAATCGACGTGCTAGGCATCACTTTATGGGTATTTCTTATTCTGTCTACGACTGCTGCTTATTTGTGGGCTGCAAAGAGAGGATTAGATTCAATTCTTTCAACAGCGAAGAGTGCGCATCTATACATGATTGTGATTGCTGTCTACCTAGTCGTACAGATTCCGTTTATGCAAGAGTTTCAAAAACTGTTATTTGAACGTATTTTTTACGTTATGTATGTCATGTTTGTGTGGCCAATCCTATTGTGTATCATTCACGTTATGAAACCAAAAAGAACGAGGGGTTAA
- a CDS encoding spore germination protein codes for MSYWNGDNNEEVTNSTSTTQNDKVLITIAMIKSKLYGINDATFKDIQTGEELVTIIYFSSLIEKLTLHRTVILPLLTQKEELVKFADVPAQINLADIVSTIIEGNTIVYFHTKNIFAIVNTYSPPMSSIIGSDTESSVIGPQDAFTESLQTNLSLIKRRIQNTSLKNKDYIVGTETNTKISVVYMEHIVNKDNLDKVHKKIVDIKHPGFNDISILEQLMDDHPFSPIPQYLATVRPDAVASYLLDGRIAIFMNNSQAVMICPISFFELFTSPEDAYNRWTTASLLRTLRFFGFFLSVILTPTYISVLTHHPEMLPFNALLNLQESRGKVPFPPILEVLFMELVIEILREAGTRMPSKIGQTIGIVGGIVIGTAAVEASLVSNVLIVIVAISALLSFLSPNFTLSNSNRAIRYIFIVAAGMFGLYGQMIAFAWLFHHLLTLTSLGTPFMTPVIPRKWTDFLNSVVRAPFFFDKRKSGVANVQSKKAPPIEKGE; via the coding sequence ATGAGTTATTGGAATGGCGATAATAATGAAGAAGTAACGAACTCTACATCTACTACACAGAACGATAAAGTACTTATTACAATTGCCATGATTAAGAGTAAATTATATGGAATTAACGATGCTACGTTTAAAGATATTCAAACCGGAGAAGAGCTTGTGACAATCATTTATTTTAGTTCACTTATTGAAAAACTGACCCTGCACAGAACGGTTATTCTTCCGTTGTTAACCCAAAAGGAAGAATTGGTGAAATTTGCAGATGTACCTGCACAAATCAATCTTGCAGACATTGTATCTACTATCATCGAAGGAAACACGATTGTTTATTTTCATACTAAAAATATTTTTGCAATTGTGAATACATATAGCCCTCCTATGAGTTCAATTATTGGATCCGATACCGAATCAAGTGTCATTGGTCCGCAAGATGCTTTTACGGAGTCGCTGCAAACAAACTTATCACTGATAAAAAGACGGATTCAAAACACAAGTTTGAAAAATAAGGACTATATCGTAGGAACAGAAACAAATACTAAAATCTCTGTAGTTTACATGGAGCATATTGTGAATAAGGATAATTTGGATAAAGTGCATAAAAAAATAGTCGACATAAAACATCCGGGCTTTAATGATATCTCTATCTTGGAACAGCTAATGGATGACCATCCGTTCTCCCCAATCCCACAATATCTTGCGACGGTAAGACCCGATGCTGTTGCATCCTATTTATTGGATGGGCGCATCGCTATTTTTATGAACAATAGTCAGGCAGTCATGATTTGCCCCATTTCATTTTTTGAACTATTTACTTCGCCCGAGGATGCCTATAACCGTTGGACGACGGCCTCCCTTCTTAGGACCCTTCGTTTTTTCGGGTTCTTCTTATCGGTCATATTAACACCTACTTACATTTCAGTACTTACTCATCATCCAGAAATGCTTCCTTTCAATGCATTATTAAACTTACAAGAGTCAAGAGGTAAGGTACCTTTTCCACCTATTCTTGAAGTACTATTTATGGAACTTGTTATTGAAATATTAAGAGAAGCTGGGACACGAATGCCGTCGAAAATTGGACAAACAATTGGTATTGTTGGTGGGATTGTCATTGGGACTGCTGCAGTTGAAGCAAGTCTTGTGAGCAATGTCCTCATCGTTATTGTAGCGATTTCAGCGCTGCTATCTTTTCTATCACCAAATTTCACGTTGAGTAACTCGAATCGTGCCATTCGCTATATTTTTATAGTGGCTGCGGGCATGTTCGGATTATATGGTCAGATGATTGCATTTGCATGGCTTTTTCATCACTTATTAACTTTAACTTCTTTAGGAACCCCATTTATGACACCTGTCATACCAAGAAAATGGACAGACTTTCTTAACAGTGTCGTACGTGCACCCTTCTTTTTTGATAAACGAAAGTCGGGTGTTGCTAACGTGCAAAGCAAAAAAGCACCTCCTATAGAAAAGGGGGAGTAG
- a CDS encoding cation diffusion facilitator family transporter: MKKDDYSNASIIAVWISLISNILLTILKLVVGVLFHSPVLLADGFHNAGDVIASGAALTSMRISKRPADEDHPYGHGKAEVISSAIVALILGLAAIYIAFEAISALFEEPAKASLLALLTAFISLIWKQALYVYTIRLGKLANSKGLIATAYDHLADVYASLAAVLGIGLALIGDFYDIHFLSYGDPIAGIIVSFLVIKLAYEIGKEAMDVLMEKNINQQRIDEFATLIYTFPEVKRIDRLRAREHGHYILVDLRIGIPAELTIQQGHDVSRTIRDTIMEHHKDVDEVLIHLNPWYEENGAVPKGHVK, encoded by the coding sequence ATGAAAAAAGATGATTATTCCAACGCCTCCATTATTGCAGTTTGGATTAGTCTGATAAGCAATATTCTCTTAACCATTCTTAAACTAGTCGTTGGGGTTCTCTTTCATAGCCCGGTTCTGCTTGCCGATGGTTTTCACAATGCAGGCGATGTCATTGCAAGTGGAGCCGCTTTAACCTCGATGCGCATTTCAAAGCGTCCTGCTGATGAAGATCATCCTTACGGTCATGGCAAAGCAGAAGTGATTAGTTCTGCTATCGTAGCGCTTATTTTAGGATTGGCTGCCATCTATATTGCCTTCGAGGCGATTTCAGCATTATTTGAAGAACCTGCCAAAGCAAGCTTGCTGGCGTTACTCACAGCTTTCATCTCACTCATATGGAAACAAGCTTTATACGTCTATACTATTCGACTTGGAAAATTGGCAAACAGTAAAGGACTCATTGCCACAGCATACGATCACCTCGCCGATGTCTATGCTTCCCTCGCAGCTGTTTTAGGAATTGGGCTTGCACTCATCGGGGATTTTTACGATATTCACTTCCTATCGTATGGCGACCCTATAGCAGGTATCATCGTGTCATTTTTAGTCATCAAACTTGCTTATGAGATTGGAAAAGAAGCAATGGACGTACTAATGGAAAAAAATATCAACCAGCAAAGAATAGATGAGTTTGCTACACTCATCTACACATTTCCTGAAGTAAAACGTATTGACAGACTACGCGCCCGTGAACACGGACATTATATCCTTGTCGATTTGCGCATTGGAATTCCTGCTGAATTAACGATCCAGCAAGGTCATGATGTGTCGCGAACTATCAGGGATACTATTATGGAGCATCATAAAGATGTCGATGAAGTGTTGATTCACTTAAATCCCTGGTATGAAGAAAATGGAGCTGTCCCAAAAGGTCATGTAAAATGA